A genomic segment from Actinomycetota bacterium encodes:
- a CDS encoding carboxysome peptide B produces the protein MNIHRVASDLVATHRTPSLADKSLRVVEDHSGNLEVALDPVGAKPGDFVITIGISAARIAAGDPRITTDLTIGGIIDHWSEERWRA, from the coding sequence ATGAACATCCATCGCGTCGCCAGCGACCTCGTCGCCACCCATCGAACTCCCTCGCTGGCCGACAAGTCGCTACGGGTGGTCGAGGACCACAGCGGGAACCTCGAAGTTGCCCTCGACCCGGTCGGCGCCAAGCCGGGCGACTTCGTGATCACCATCGGCATCTCGGCGGCCCGCATAGCCGCCGGCGACCCGAGGATCACCACCGACCTGACCATCGGCGGGATCATCGACCACTGGAGCGAGGAGCGCTGGCGCGCCTGA
- a CDS encoding carboxysome peptide A has translation MKICRVEGTLVATARIGGLDHHRLLVVQERRGGGKQVAVDPVGCKPGDWVIVVGSSAAREAAGNKDYPSDFTIVGIIDYWDDEEGQGEAPAPRSPDGGRRR, from the coding sequence ATGAAGATCTGCCGTGTCGAAGGGACCCTCGTGGCCACCGCTCGCATCGGCGGGCTGGACCACCACCGGCTGTTGGTCGTGCAGGAGCGCCGGGGCGGGGGCAAGCAGGTGGCTGTCGACCCTGTCGGGTGCAAGCCCGGCGACTGGGTGATCGTGGTCGGCAGTTCGGCGGCGCGCGAGGCCGCCGGCAACAAGGACTACCCGAGCGACTTCACCATCGTCGGCATCATCGACTACTGGGACGACGAGGAGGGCCAGGGGGAGGCACCGGCCCCCCGGTCGCCGGACGGCGGGAGGCGGCGATGA
- a CDS encoding 4a-hydroxytetrahydrobiopterin dehydratase, with protein sequence MIVSSPRKGRRQPAGLGVEDPIHREETKMTMEPQGPEGWTEVAQPSMLYRRFDFAAYPEARAFLDRLACLSKETGLYPDLSFSRTHVNVTVYGPGGAVVGMEARMFAARAGALANVDAALR encoded by the coding sequence CTGATCGTCAGCTCACCGCGGAAGGGGCGACGCCAGCCGGCCGGGCTCGGCGTCGAGGATCCCATTCATCGTGAGGAGACCAAGATGACCATGGAACCCCAAGGGCCGGAGGGCTGGACAGAGGTCGCGCAGCCGTCGATGCTGTACCGCCGCTTCGACTTTGCCGCCTACCCCGAGGCACGGGCTTTCCTCGACCGGCTCGCCTGCCTGTCGAAGGAGACCGGCCTCTACCCGGACCTCAGCTTCAGCCGGACGCATGTCAACGTCACGGTCTACGGGCCCGGTGGAGCGGTCGTCGGGATGGAGGCACGGATGTTCGCCGCCCGTGCCGGGGCTCTCGCCAACGTGGACGCGGCGTTGAGATGA
- a CDS encoding BMC domain-containing protein translates to MASQNEKMGIALGMIETRGLVPAIEAADAMTKASEVRLIGRQFVGGGYVTVLVRGETGAVNAAVRAGADACERVGDGLAAAHIIARPHTEVEQILPTGADDTQISGQAAS, encoded by the coding sequence ATGGCCAGCCAGAATGAGAAGATGGGTATCGCCTTGGGCATGATCGAAACCCGGGGGCTCGTCCCGGCGATCGAGGCTGCCGACGCCATGACCAAGGCTTCCGAGGTGAGGCTGATCGGTCGCCAGTTCGTCGGGGGCGGCTATGTCACCGTGCTCGTCCGGGGCGAGACGGGTGCCGTCAACGCCGCAGTCCGTGCCGGCGCTGACGCCTGCGAGCGGGTTGGTGACGGCCTGGCTGCCGCCCACATCATTGCCCGCCCGCACACCGAGGTGGAGCAGATCCTTCCGACCGGTGCCGACGACACCCAGATCTCCGGCCAGGCGGCGAGCTGA
- a CDS encoding dioxygenase, producing MTGEHEPAPDPSMSRRRLIGAGAGVAVAAVLAACSRGTGAGTEAGGQAPTTGGAPPTGDRPVTTETAGGQASPTTLAPTPECADADDLTVAQTEGPYFTPNSPAKTNLYADVNSGARLVVTGAVLTTSCQPVGRALVDMWQADGDGTYDNSGYRLRGHAFTDAQGRYRFETVVPGLYPGRTRHIHVKVQAPNGPVLTTQLYFPGDARNASDGIYNRALEMTMSDTPAGRQGEYDFVVRT from the coding sequence ATGACAGGCGAACACGAGCCCGCCCCTGACCCTTCGATGTCCCGGCGGCGGTTGATCGGGGCCGGCGCGGGTGTGGCCGTGGCCGCTGTGCTGGCTGCCTGCAGCCGCGGTACCGGCGCGGGCACCGAGGCCGGAGGCCAGGCCCCGACCACGGGGGGCGCTCCCCCAACAGGCGACCGGCCGGTGACCACCGAGACCGCCGGAGGCCAGGCCTCGCCCACCACCTTGGCGCCGACGCCCGAGTGCGCCGACGCCGACGACCTGACGGTGGCCCAGACCGAAGGGCCGTACTTCACACCCAACTCCCCGGCCAAGACGAACCTCTACGCCGACGTGAACAGTGGGGCCCGGCTCGTCGTGACGGGTGCCGTCCTCACCACCAGTTGCCAACCGGTGGGCCGGGCCCTGGTCGATATGTGGCAGGCCGACGGCGACGGCACCTACGACAACTCGGGCTACCGGCTGCGGGGCCACGCCTTCACCGACGCCCAGGGCCGTTACCGATTCGAGACGGTGGTGCCCGGCCTCTACCCGGGGCGCACCCGGCACATCCACGTCAAGGTCCAGGCCCCCAACGGACCGGTCCTGACCACCCAGCTCTACTTCCCGGGGGACGCCCGCAACGCCTCGGACGGGATCTACAACCGGGCGTTGGAGATGACCATGAGCGACACGCCGGCGGGCCGCCAAGGCGAGTACGACTTCGTAGTCCGTACCTGA
- a CDS encoding proton-conducting transporter membrane subunit, with protein sequence MTLTEALVVLVPALPAIAAGAIALATPVGWSTPTARVGERSCRWAVGAAAAAFAVAVAVAVVVAVDGPFAAVVEGSDGDALVGFHASRVTSVLGLLTTGVGLVVQSFAGRNMQGDLRGRRFFVLASLLTAATTSVAFAATLGVLCASWIVAGAALAKLVAHRATWQPAPRAAERVRRSLQVGDGALLLATLLAIVSAGEVDLRSPAGAATELANESIPLLGWSVLPVVAVLLAVASVSRSALVPLHRWLPSTIAAPTPVSALLHAGVVNGAGVLLVRLAPVFGSSALATHLAFAAGAITACYATSVKLVRSDVKGNLAWSTAGQMGFMTVQVAIGALAAALLHVVGHGMYKAALFLAAGGSVAAHHRHHQRPAPRVVARRPRLAVAVVVPALALWAAYAAFHPHMSTAAFVLVTVFAWATAARAADGWMRSAPFRPVGAVVAAALGATAGVFAYIGGLTTLETFVAPALPADIAEPVSAALLVATLAVIAVVVAAFWLAPGERMRALRSRVYALVLTSAPVAVPLTTRGSSTGVAPVPETRHLQPRVETVRSTRAI encoded by the coding sequence ATGACTCTGACCGAGGCATTGGTGGTCCTCGTCCCGGCCCTGCCTGCCATCGCCGCCGGGGCAATAGCCCTCGCCACCCCCGTTGGCTGGTCGACCCCCACGGCGAGGGTCGGGGAGCGGAGCTGCCGGTGGGCGGTGGGGGCGGCCGCGGCCGCCTTCGCGGTGGCGGTCGCCGTAGCCGTCGTCGTGGCTGTGGACGGACCTTTCGCGGCGGTCGTCGAGGGGAGTGACGGCGACGCCCTCGTCGGTTTCCATGCGAGCCGGGTCACGAGTGTGCTCGGCCTGCTCACCACCGGCGTCGGCCTGGTCGTGCAGTCGTTCGCCGGCCGCAACATGCAGGGGGACCTCCGAGGGCGTCGCTTCTTCGTGCTGGCCTCGCTCCTGACTGCGGCGACCACCTCGGTGGCCTTCGCGGCCACTCTCGGCGTGCTGTGTGCTTCGTGGATCGTGGCCGGCGCGGCCCTGGCGAAACTGGTGGCGCACCGGGCCACCTGGCAACCGGCGCCCCGTGCTGCCGAACGGGTCAGGCGTAGCCTCCAGGTGGGCGACGGCGCGCTCCTGCTGGCCACCCTGCTGGCCATCGTGTCCGCCGGCGAGGTCGATCTCCGCTCACCAGCCGGGGCTGCCACCGAGCTGGCGAACGAGTCGATCCCGTTGCTCGGTTGGAGCGTCTTGCCGGTGGTCGCCGTGCTTCTGGCGGTCGCCAGCGTCTCTCGGTCCGCCCTCGTGCCGCTGCACCGGTGGCTGCCATCCACGATCGCCGCCCCCACGCCGGTTTCGGCGCTGCTCCACGCGGGCGTGGTCAACGGGGCCGGCGTCCTGCTGGTAAGGCTGGCCCCGGTGTTCGGGTCGTCGGCCCTGGCCACGCACCTCGCCTTCGCGGCGGGCGCGATCACGGCCTGCTACGCGACCTCCGTGAAGCTGGTACGCAGCGACGTGAAGGGCAACCTGGCCTGGTCGACGGCCGGCCAGATGGGGTTCATGACGGTCCAGGTGGCCATCGGTGCGCTCGCGGCGGCGTTGCTCCACGTCGTCGGGCACGGCATGTACAAGGCCGCGCTGTTCCTGGCCGCCGGGGGCTCGGTGGCCGCCCATCACCGTCACCACCAGCGCCCGGCCCCCCGGGTCGTCGCCCGCAGGCCCCGGCTGGCGGTCGCGGTGGTCGTTCCCGCCTTGGCCCTATGGGCCGCGTACGCCGCCTTCCACCCGCACATGTCAACAGCCGCGTTCGTGCTCGTGACGGTGTTCGCGTGGGCAACGGCAGCCCGGGCGGCCGACGGGTGGATGCGCTCGGCGCCGTTCCGGCCCGTGGGGGCAGTGGTAGCGGCCGCCCTCGGAGCCACCGCCGGTGTGTTCGCCTACATCGGCGGGCTCACGACCTTGGAGACCTTCGTCGCCCCGGCGCTGCCGGCCGACATCGCCGAACCGGTCAGCGCCGCTCTCCTGGTGGCGACCCTGGCGGTGATCGCGGTTGTCGTGGCCGCCTTCTGGCTGGCCCCGGGGGAGCGGATGCGCGCGCTGCGCAGCCGGGTATACGCCCTCGTGCTCACCTCTGCCCCCGTCGCCGTCCCGTTGACGACGCGCGGTAGCTCGACCGGGGTCGCCCCGGTGCCGGAGACCCGCCACCTTCAGCCCCGCGTGGAGACGGTCCGATCGACGCGAGCGATATGA
- a CDS encoding Nudix family hydrolase, which produces MVDVAVGVLRAPDGRVLLAERKPGKDAAGFWELPGGQVDPGESAAQAAARELLEEVGVQALELAPWRVYEHDFPAKRVRLHWFHVCRWSGEPRGREGQRLAWVDPGRPTVGPLLPSNELALTTLALPDLVAVARVARAPGALEETLATIPSLAARGVRLVIVRAPELAPAQRVQLTRRLRQLRRGTDLRLLLSGTALEARQAGACGVHSTAAALARMTERPPARLWAVSAHSAGDLGRAAALGADVALLSPVLPTPSHPGDQALGWPGLRALVEASPVPVYAQGGLGPDDVRAARDAGALGVAVDASRLPWPGGDATTR; this is translated from the coding sequence GTGGTCGACGTCGCGGTCGGCGTTCTCCGAGCTCCGGACGGGCGCGTGTTGCTGGCCGAGCGTAAGCCCGGCAAGGACGCGGCCGGCTTCTGGGAGCTGCCCGGGGGCCAAGTCGACCCCGGCGAGAGCGCGGCCCAGGCCGCGGCTCGCGAGCTGCTCGAGGAGGTCGGCGTCCAGGCCCTCGAACTTGCGCCGTGGAGGGTGTACGAGCACGACTTCCCGGCTAAACGGGTGCGATTGCACTGGTTCCACGTGTGCCGGTGGTCAGGTGAGCCCCGCGGCAGGGAAGGCCAACGGCTGGCCTGGGTGGACCCGGGGCGCCCCACGGTCGGGCCGTTGCTGCCCAGCAACGAGCTCGCCCTCACCACGTTGGCGCTCCCCGACCTGGTGGCCGTCGCCCGTGTCGCCCGGGCGCCGGGCGCATTGGAAGAGACGCTGGCCACGATCCCGTCGCTGGCGGCCAGAGGTGTGCGCTTGGTGATAGTCCGGGCACCGGAGCTCGCTCCCGCCCAGCGGGTCCAGCTCACCCGCCGGCTGCGCCAGCTCCGGCGGGGGACCGACCTGCGCCTGCTCCTGTCGGGGACGGCACTCGAGGCCCGGCAGGCAGGGGCCTGCGGTGTGCATAGCACCGCCGCCGCCCTGGCTCGCATGACGGAGCGGCCTCCGGCTCGCCTGTGGGCCGTTTCCGCTCACAGCGCCGGCGACCTCGGGCGGGCCGCAGCTCTCGGGGCCGACGTGGCGCTCCTGTCGCCCGTTCTCCCCACACCTTCCCACCCTGGCGACCAGGCGCTGGGATGGCCCGGACTGCGGGCGCTGGTCGAAGCCAGCCCGGTACCCGTGTACGCCCAAGGGGGCCTCGGGCCCGACGACGTCCGCGCTGCACGTGACGCGGGGGCGCTGGGTGTGGCAGTCGACGCCTCCCGCCTTCCCTGGCCGGGCGGCGACGCGACCACGCGCTGA
- a CDS encoding DUF2309 domain-containing protein: MNDRNDDHRGRSARDAELLADISMAAEIVAPLWPLTSFVAVNPLLGLQHLSFDDATAVARRWLRARTHLTMAASREAYERGSVSDADLRRAIVGAGPTLASQPGIEIGDRTVDAVEIIRLDLLLGPDDKPRDASRDRLGRTDVETVRAVSELVAAWCAVFVDEAHVPWPMPGRDRGFFRAWRELASYDRRLRRLAGPEGMGWLAGLPDQPVEALDVSLETLGVGPDRVDALRHHLGRLPGWAGYARWHDEWAPPDSHRPRLRLVDLLAAQVAATAAAAHSASAAPPAAQQSAALEDERLRDRRVAAVLDALGSRPDDPLVTSAVRGVLEQVPPRVRNSMWLDAQEGNFRDRLLGLLSRPGPGPQTDRPDVQVAFCIDVRSEGLHRHLQACGPYDTLGFAGFFGVPVRWRPLGSRLSQPRCPVLLTPRHEVAEQPVVADGALGYLTAQRAAGAGHEAFHAAKGSPGGPFALAEAAGYVMGPAAAARTLAPGLVRRLKAMSARLVAPPQTRPAVEAEDGDGLGLTVEERVSFATSIIRTMGLTRFARLVVLCGHGSYNLNNPHASSYDCGACGGAPGGPSARMAAAILNDPGARAGLAEGGIVVPEDTLFVAAQHDTVSDVVSVLDRQAVPESHEPLVAAFERDVATAGARLARERAGRLPGEPGKVRARGHDWAQVRPEWGLAGNAAFVVGPRSITAGLDLACRVFLHSYDAEADGDGTALETILTAPLVVAQWISAQYYFSSVDPDQFGAGDKTLHNPVGGIGVVLGEGGDLQVGLPAQAVGVGDRRMHEPLRLLAVIQAPRDRIEAIIGRHQVLVDLIGGQWVTVAARSREDEQWSVRSPAGTWAPWAPADDTVDYTSASLEVR; encoded by the coding sequence ATGAACGACCGGAACGACGACCACCGCGGACGATCGGCCCGCGACGCCGAGCTACTCGCTGACATCTCGATGGCGGCCGAGATCGTCGCGCCGCTCTGGCCGTTGACCAGCTTCGTGGCGGTCAACCCCCTTCTCGGCCTGCAGCACCTCTCGTTCGACGACGCCACGGCGGTCGCCCGGCGGTGGTTGCGGGCACGCACCCACCTGACCATGGCCGCGTCCCGGGAGGCCTACGAGCGCGGGTCCGTCTCCGACGCGGACCTGCGGCGCGCCATTGTCGGGGCTGGCCCTACCTTGGCCTCCCAGCCCGGCATCGAGATCGGCGATCGAACGGTCGATGCCGTGGAGATCATCCGTTTGGACCTTCTGTTGGGGCCCGACGACAAGCCCCGTGACGCCAGCCGCGATCGGCTCGGCCGCACCGACGTCGAGACCGTCCGAGCGGTCAGCGAGTTGGTGGCTGCGTGGTGCGCGGTCTTCGTCGACGAGGCCCACGTCCCGTGGCCCATGCCCGGCCGTGATCGAGGCTTCTTCCGTGCGTGGCGGGAGCTGGCGAGCTACGACCGGCGGCTCCGGCGCCTCGCAGGCCCGGAGGGAATGGGTTGGCTGGCGGGGCTACCTGATCAACCAGTCGAGGCCCTCGACGTGTCCCTCGAGACGCTGGGCGTGGGGCCAGACCGAGTCGACGCCCTTCGCCACCACCTTGGGCGGCTCCCGGGTTGGGCGGGGTACGCCCGCTGGCATGACGAGTGGGCGCCGCCCGACAGCCACCGTCCCCGGTTACGCCTCGTGGACCTGCTCGCCGCCCAGGTGGCCGCGACCGCCGCCGCGGCTCACAGCGCCTCCGCCGCCCCACCGGCAGCGCAGCAGAGCGCCGCGCTGGAGGACGAGAGGCTCCGCGATCGCCGAGTGGCGGCCGTGCTGGACGCTCTGGGTAGCCGGCCCGACGACCCGCTCGTCACCTCCGCGGTGCGGGGCGTGCTGGAGCAGGTACCCCCGCGGGTACGGAACTCGATGTGGCTCGATGCCCAGGAGGGCAACTTCCGCGACCGTCTCCTGGGCCTATTGAGCCGACCGGGGCCGGGCCCGCAGACCGATCGACCGGACGTGCAGGTGGCCTTCTGTATCGACGTGCGCTCAGAGGGGCTACACCGGCACCTCCAGGCCTGCGGGCCCTACGACACCCTCGGGTTCGCCGGGTTCTTCGGGGTACCCGTGCGCTGGCGGCCCCTAGGGTCCAGGCTGAGCCAACCGCGTTGCCCGGTGCTGTTGACACCCCGCCACGAGGTCGCCGAGCAGCCTGTGGTGGCCGACGGCGCTCTCGGCTACCTGACCGCCCAGCGAGCTGCCGGCGCAGGGCACGAAGCCTTCCACGCCGCCAAGGGCAGCCCGGGTGGCCCGTTCGCCCTGGCCGAGGCCGCGGGTTACGTGATGGGCCCGGCAGCCGCGGCCAGAACGCTGGCCCCGGGACTGGTGCGGCGCCTCAAAGCGATGAGTGCCCGCCTGGTCGCCCCTCCCCAGACACGACCGGCCGTCGAAGCGGAGGACGGCGACGGGCTCGGCTTGACCGTCGAAGAGCGGGTGTCGTTCGCGACGAGCATCATCCGGACGATGGGCCTGACCCGGTTCGCCCGGCTCGTGGTCCTCTGCGGGCACGGCAGCTACAACCTCAACAACCCGCATGCGTCCTCCTATGACTGTGGCGCGTGCGGCGGCGCCCCCGGAGGTCCCAGCGCCCGGATGGCCGCGGCCATCCTCAACGACCCCGGGGCCCGTGCCGGCCTGGCCGAGGGCGGGATAGTGGTGCCCGAGGACACCCTCTTCGTTGCCGCCCAGCATGACACCGTCTCGGACGTGGTGTCCGTTCTCGACCGCCAGGCCGTACCGGAAAGCCACGAGCCCCTAGTGGCCGCTTTCGAGCGCGACGTGGCCACTGCTGGCGCACGGCTGGCCCGCGAGCGCGCCGGGCGGCTCCCGGGAGAGCCCGGGAAGGTCCGGGCCCGCGGGCACGACTGGGCGCAGGTGCGGCCGGAATGGGGGCTGGCGGGCAACGCTGCCTTCGTCGTGGGCCCCCGCTCGATCACGGCCGGGCTCGACCTCGCGTGCCGGGTCTTCCTGCACTCCTACGACGCCGAGGCCGATGGCGACGGGACCGCCCTGGAGACGATCCTCACCGCGCCCCTCGTCGTGGCCCAGTGGATATCCGCCCAGTACTACTTCTCGTCGGTCGACCCCGATCAGTTCGGCGCGGGGGACAAGACGCTTCACAACCCGGTCGGCGGCATCGGCGTCGTCCTCGGTGAGGGGGGCGACCTCCAGGTCGGCCTCCCGGCCCAGGCCGTGGGTGTCGGGGACCGGCGTATGCACGAACCCCTTCGCCTGCTCGCCGTCATCCAGGCGCCCCGCGACCGCATCGAGGCCATCATCGGGCGCCACCAGGTGCTGGTCGACCTGATCGGCGGCCAGTGGGTCACGGTGGCCGCCCGATCGCGCGAGGACGAGCAGTGGTCGGTCCGTAGCCCGGCCGGGACATGGGCGCCGTGGGCCCCAGCGGACGACACGGTGGACTACACCAGCGCCTCACTGGAGGTGCGATGA